One genomic region from Thermoleptolyngbya sichuanensis A183 encodes:
- a CDS encoding response regulator translates to MLSEQQQRILGYFIEEAKDHLNTIEQGLLNLQATIEDSEMVSEVFRAAHSVKGGAAMLGLDSIQNTSHRLEDYFKVLKECPVQVDQTLETLLLGVFDALRELLDHLQGPFGLTDDKSAEVMAGVEPIFGQINEHLSRLVAQSGGTPPEDVELSVPAAKATPAPAPQPAIAEESALLLMFQSDVPARLREMLQLFKQADSDATRQQLQALCRTLSGYGDPFDLPAWAELLSLAEGAIAHPDNEFRTLAPVIIKDIKQAQEQVLASRAADITPSEALLQLQPSDDDLLLEPAADWLSVPPTTDGGVDAAEFGLPDAEVLDVPNAPLDLDPLGFDAAFGAAADEQAGSGDRTNDFERSFDTADFDLPDTSASDAPDLFASPDDSALGLDALDGPSGLEELDFAAADDPTGDEQNGPEVGIAELNSLADLFENEAPDLGIIWQEEILSEVEVELPEPLEPDPSSDFSDLLFGQDTAGELSDLELELEGGLESYGAGDDSGSFKSAADDSDDDLSAILNAAANSVAQMDDSSESLFGAQPEPQFTDPDASAMTGEASLDDLLDGDLFAEESPVPDFFGLDDSDNGLLEELTSGPEDSFLDLSEVLEPDQHLDALDDFFADLGSDLEPEALAEVSEDAEAGRDSAILFEPPTADVAEDASDASDVLDASDVLSDALTENPSAAEDPLAMDGSDLSDPEMGLDLKDNFQEDAASQPTSWLDALDSEDGLAALTPAPAMWDVEADQDMTADLWGAEPSAQAIWDSLDNLPEEEAPSPAINPTADSDVLEVEDLGGFDLSDADVELLEEPTASADLDATEDASSPEDELALIDLGLDEALGTEALDGDELFSGVDAEAAGSLDALLEESQLEEPQLEVEDLQELQTSAELAAELAIEESIDDGASASAEELPVEELSVEGLSVEEFSVEEPLISSKPLEAIAPNPETAAAVADFGDLDLLLGNADETVTPDFGLDLSKASLFENASDPNSDFADLEDLLADSSMVNEDSVGDEVDAFADLDALLEEEMATTASETPISGFGVEEADDFADLEALLDGDVTSVPPTAPPIPSEDEADEFEDLERLLENADQTLSDIPTMRAVRNAAAARRPATRRNAPTLTDQTMRVSVKNLDNLNNLVGELVVNRNSLEQAEERLRQFLDNLLYQVQQLSDVGQRMRDLYERSLLESSLLSGRKTSAFTTPGSAPSSSQSNHATGVSFDALEMDRFTGFHTLSQEMIELIVRVRESASDIDFVVDETDQITRNFRQITTQLQEGLTRTRMVPFAQTADRLPRAVRDISLRCGKQAELVLEGRETLIDKMILEQLYDPMTHLVNNAITHGIESPQERAAMGKAPTGRITVRTFHQGNQTVISVSDDGAGIDPELVKQKAIARGLITPAEAKNMSRLDVYDLLFHHGFSTRDKADDLAGRGVGMDVVRTSLNEIRGVINIDSSVGRGTTFTIRLPLTLSISKALCCISNRARIAFPMDGVQDMLDVPRDRIQINSEGQSCIPWREQLLPFQPLSNLLKYNRSLGRGSVYGGNQEDDIVSVVVLRSNAGSYLALQVDQVLGEQEIVIKQLEGPVPKPLGIAGATVLGDGRIMPIADVLELIDLSMGRIRREAGSSLWEVSEEPPANAADAKQEPTVLIVDDSITVRELLSMTFAKIGYRVEQARDGQEAWEKLRSGLPCDLVFCDIEMPRMDGLELLSRMQKDTHLTHIPIAMLTSRGADRHRQMAIQLGAKGYFTKPYLEEMLLDAAQRMLKGEVLVTASGDSN, encoded by the coding sequence ATGCTGTCGGAACAACAACAGCGCATCCTGGGCTACTTCATTGAAGAAGCAAAAGACCATCTGAACACCATCGAGCAGGGGTTGCTGAATCTGCAAGCCACCATCGAAGACTCGGAGATGGTCAGCGAGGTGTTTCGTGCAGCGCACTCGGTCAAGGGCGGCGCGGCAATGTTGGGGCTGGACAGCATTCAAAACACATCCCACCGCCTGGAAGACTACTTCAAGGTGCTGAAAGAGTGCCCAGTGCAGGTTGACCAAACTCTAGAAACTCTGCTGCTAGGCGTATTTGACGCGCTGCGAGAACTGTTGGATCACCTCCAGGGTCCCTTTGGGTTGACCGATGACAAATCTGCCGAGGTGATGGCTGGGGTGGAGCCAATCTTTGGGCAAATCAACGAACATTTGTCTCGTTTGGTGGCTCAGTCGGGTGGCACGCCGCCGGAGGATGTGGAGCTATCGGTTCCTGCTGCCAAGGCAACGCCTGCCCCTGCGCCACAGCCTGCGATCGCCGAGGAAAGCGCCCTGCTCCTGATGTTCCAGAGCGACGTGCCCGCTCGCCTGCGAGAAATGCTGCAACTCTTCAAGCAGGCAGACAGTGATGCTACTCGTCAACAGCTTCAGGCCCTCTGTCGCACGCTGAGCGGCTACGGCGATCCGTTTGACTTGCCTGCCTGGGCGGAGCTGCTCTCTCTGGCAGAAGGGGCGATCGCCCATCCCGACAACGAGTTTCGCACCCTTGCGCCCGTCATCATCAAAGACATCAAGCAGGCGCAGGAACAGGTGCTAGCGAGTCGCGCTGCCGACATCACGCCCAGCGAAGCCCTACTCCAACTCCAGCCCAGCGACGATGACCTGCTGCTGGAACCTGCTGCCGACTGGCTATCGGTGCCGCCAACCACCGATGGCGGTGTGGATGCAGCCGAATTTGGCTTGCCCGATGCCGAAGTGCTGGATGTACCCAACGCGCCTCTAGATCTCGATCCGCTGGGCTTTGATGCGGCGTTTGGTGCGGCGGCGGACGAGCAGGCAGGATCGGGCGATCGCACGAACGATTTTGAACGGTCATTTGACACAGCCGATTTTGACTTGCCGGATACATCCGCTTCGGATGCACCAGACCTCTTCGCTTCACCGGATGACAGTGCCTTAGGCCTGGATGCGTTGGATGGGCCCAGCGGCTTAGAAGAACTAGATTTTGCCGCAGCCGATGATCCCACAGGGGACGAGCAAAACGGGCCAGAAGTCGGCATCGCAGAACTCAACAGCCTGGCTGACCTATTTGAAAACGAAGCCCCTGACCTAGGAATCATCTGGCAGGAAGAAATCTTGTCAGAAGTCGAGGTGGAGCTACCCGAACCGCTAGAGCCTGACCCCTCTAGCGACTTCTCGGACCTGCTGTTTGGGCAAGACACTGCTGGCGAACTGAGCGACTTAGAACTAGAGCTAGAGGGCGGGCTAGAATCCTACGGCGCTGGGGACGATTCCGGCAGCTTTAAAAGCGCGGCCGACGATTCAGACGACGATCTTTCTGCAATTCTGAATGCTGCGGCGAACAGCGTGGCTCAGATGGATGACTCCTCAGAATCTCTGTTTGGAGCGCAGCCAGAACCGCAATTTACCGATCCTGATGCCTCTGCAATGACTGGAGAGGCATCTCTGGATGACCTGCTGGATGGCGACCTATTTGCTGAAGAGTCTCCAGTCCCAGACTTTTTTGGACTAGACGATTCGGATAATGGCTTGCTGGAAGAACTCACTAGCGGGCCAGAAGACAGCTTCTTGGACTTGTCTGAAGTATTAGAACCTGACCAGCATCTAGACGCATTAGACGACTTCTTTGCAGATTTGGGCAGCGATTTAGAGCCAGAAGCGCTAGCCGAAGTCAGCGAAGACGCTGAGGCTGGGAGGGATTCGGCAATCCTGTTTGAGCCGCCTACCGCGGATGTGGCTGAGGATGCATCCGATGCATCGGATGTATTAGATGCATCGGATGTATTGTCTGATGCATTGACGGAGAATCCGTCTGCTGCCGAAGATCCTTTGGCGATGGACGGTTCTGATCTGAGCGACCCTGAAATGGGACTCGACCTGAAGGATAATTTCCAGGAAGACGCTGCTTCTCAGCCAACGTCCTGGCTAGATGCGCTGGATTCTGAAGATGGGCTGGCGGCGCTGACTCCGGCTCCAGCGATGTGGGATGTGGAGGCCGATCAGGACATGACGGCTGATTTGTGGGGCGCTGAGCCATCAGCCCAAGCGATTTGGGACAGCCTGGATAATCTACCGGAAGAGGAAGCACCCTCTCCAGCAATCAACCCAACGGCTGACTCAGACGTGCTGGAGGTCGAAGATCTGGGGGGCTTTGACCTAAGTGATGCAGACGTAGAACTCCTAGAAGAGCCTACTGCTAGCGCTGATCTCGATGCGACTGAAGATGCTTCTTCACCAGAAGATGAGTTGGCCCTGATCGATCTGGGACTGGACGAAGCTCTGGGCACGGAGGCGCTGGATGGAGACGAACTGTTTTCAGGGGTAGATGCCGAAGCCGCTGGCAGTCTGGATGCCTTGCTGGAAGAGTCGCAACTAGAGGAGCCTCAGTTAGAAGTAGAAGATCTGCAAGAGTTACAGACAAGCGCAGAACTTGCAGCAGAACTTGCGATTGAAGAGTCGATCGACGACGGAGCCAGCGCTTCTGCTGAGGAGCTTCCAGTAGAAGAACTTTCAGTAGAGGGGCTTTCAGTAGAGGAATTTTCAGTAGAAGAACCCCTGATCTCCAGCAAGCCTTTGGAGGCGATCGCCCCCAATCCCGAAACTGCGGCAGCCGTAGCCGACTTTGGCGACCTGGATTTGCTGTTGGGCAATGCCGACGAAACCGTCACGCCAGATTTTGGGCTTGACCTCAGCAAAGCCAGCCTGTTTGAAAACGCATCAGACCCCAACAGCGATTTTGCCGACTTGGAAGACCTGCTGGCAGATTCTAGCATGGTTAACGAGGACAGCGTTGGGGATGAAGTAGATGCCTTTGCCGATCTGGATGCGCTACTAGAAGAAGAAATGGCAACAACTGCCTCTGAAACGCCTATTTCAGGGTTTGGCGTGGAAGAGGCGGACGACTTTGCGGATTTGGAAGCGCTGCTCGACGGAGATGTAACTTCTGTTCCGCCTACTGCTCCTCCAATTCCCAGCGAGGACGAGGCAGATGAGTTTGAGGACTTGGAACGGCTGCTAGAAAACGCCGATCAAACCCTGTCCGACATTCCCACGATGCGGGCAGTTCGGAATGCTGCTGCGGCTCGCCGGCCCGCAACGCGCCGCAACGCCCCCACCCTGACTGACCAAACCATGCGCGTGTCAGTCAAAAACCTGGACAACCTCAACAACCTGGTGGGTGAACTGGTCGTCAACCGCAACAGTCTGGAACAAGCTGAGGAACGGCTGCGGCAGTTCCTCGACAACCTGCTCTATCAAGTGCAGCAGTTGAGCGATGTGGGTCAGCGGATGCGCGACCTGTATGAGCGATCGCTCTTGGAAAGCTCTCTGCTCTCTGGACGCAAGACCTCTGCCTTTACAACTCCTGGCAGCGCACCCAGCAGCAGCCAGAGCAACCACGCAACGGGCGTGAGCTTCGACGCGCTGGAGATGGATCGGTTCACGGGCTTCCACACCCTCTCACAGGAGATGATCGAGCTAATCGTGCGGGTGCGAGAATCGGCCTCGGACATTGACTTTGTGGTGGACGAGACAGATCAGATCACCCGCAACTTCCGCCAGATCACCACGCAGCTTCAGGAGGGGCTGACCCGCACCCGAATGGTGCCCTTTGCCCAAACCGCCGATCGCCTGCCCCGTGCGGTTCGCGACATCTCTCTGCGCTGTGGCAAGCAGGCAGAACTGGTGTTGGAGGGACGCGAAACCCTGATCGACAAGATGATCTTGGAGCAGCTTTATGACCCGATGACGCACCTGGTCAACAACGCCATTACCCACGGCATCGAGTCGCCCCAGGAACGGGCCGCGATGGGCAAAGCACCGACCGGGCGAATTACGGTTCGCACTTTCCACCAGGGCAACCAGACGGTGATTTCGGTCAGCGACGATGGAGCTGGAATTGACCCGGAACTGGTGAAACAGAAGGCGATCGCCCGTGGGCTAATCACGCCTGCCGAAGCTAAGAATATGTCTCGGCTGGATGTGTATGATCTGCTGTTCCACCACGGCTTCAGCACCCGCGACAAAGCCGACGATTTGGCGGGGCGCGGCGTGGGCATGGATGTGGTTCGCACCAGCCTCAACGAAATTCGGGGCGTGATCAACATCGACTCCTCTGTCGGGCGCGGCACGACCTTCACCATCCGTCTGCCGCTGACACTGAGTATCTCCAAGGCACTGTGCTGCATCAGCAACCGCGCCCGCATCGCCTTCCCAATGGACGGGGTGCAGGATATGCTGGATGTCCCGCGCGATCGCATCCAGATCAATAGCGAAGGTCAATCCTGTATCCCGTGGCGCGAACAACTGCTACCCTTCCAGCCGCTGTCGAACCTGCTGAAATACAATCGCAGCCTGGGTCGCGGCAGCGTCTATGGCGGCAACCAGGAAGACGATATTGTGTCGGTGGTGGTGCTGCGGAGCAACGCGGGCAGCTATCTGGCACTGCAAGTCGATCAGGTCTTGGGCGAACAGGAAATTGTCATCAAACAGCTCGAAGGGCCTGTGCCCAAACCGTTGGGCATTGCTGGGGCGACGGTGCTGGGCGACGGACGCATCATGCCCATTGCCGACGTGCTGGAACTCATCGACCTGTCGATGGGCCGCATCCGTCGCGAGGCCGGTAGCTCCCTGTGGGAAGTCAGCGAAGAGCCACCCGCTAATGCCGCCGATGCAAAGCAGGAACCCACGGTGCTCATCGTGGACGACTCCATTACCGTCCGCGAACTGCTGTCGATGACGTTTGCCAAGATTGGCTATCGGGTGGAGCAGGCTCGCGACGGGCAGGAAGCCTGGGAGAAGCTCCGGTCTGGCTTGCCCTGCGACTTGGTGTTCTGCGACATTGAGATGCCCCGCATGGACGGTCTGGAACTGCTGTCTCGAATGCAGAAAGACACGCACCTGACCCACATTCCTATTGCCATGCTGACATCTCGCGGAGCCGACCGCCACCGTCAAATGGCTATCCAGCTTGGAGCCAAGGGTTACTTTACCAAGCCCTATTTGGAGGAAATGCTGCTTGATGCGGCGCAGCGGATGCTTAAAGGCGAAGTGCTGGTGACAGCCAGCGGAGATAGTAACTAA
- a CDS encoding chemotaxis protein CheW encodes MIGNPDFFTGRGQDQVAEFQELDSPEGELHLRFFMTSGDEFALPAVGIKEVIASPPDRITPIPNVSPLLLGTLNVRGRVVWVADLGQFLGDSVPLSTDRSEIYVIAVEDQDTMLGLAVDLINGMDWLPLDDIQVPTNLPDGMAPFIRGEWAVGDAQDRHLRLLDQVAILRSARWAA; translated from the coding sequence ATGATAGGCAATCCAGATTTTTTCACAGGCAGAGGGCAGGATCAGGTCGCAGAGTTTCAGGAGCTAGACAGTCCTGAAGGAGAACTACACCTGCGATTTTTTATGACTTCGGGTGACGAGTTTGCCCTGCCTGCGGTAGGAATCAAAGAAGTGATTGCTTCTCCGCCCGATCGCATCACGCCCATTCCGAATGTCTCTCCCCTGCTGTTGGGTACTCTAAACGTGCGAGGGCGCGTTGTTTGGGTTGCCGATCTAGGTCAGTTTCTGGGAGACTCCGTGCCACTGAGTACCGATCGCTCAGAAATCTACGTCATCGCGGTTGAAGACCAAGACACCATGTTGGGGTTGGCCGTTGACCTGATTAACGGCATGGACTGGCTTCCCCTTGACGACATTCAGGTGCCAACCAACCTGCCCGACGGCATGGCTCCCTTTATTCGAGGCGAATGGGCCGTTGGAGACGCTCAAGATCGCCATTTAAGACTGCTAGATCAAGTCGCAATTCTGAGGTCGGCCCGATGGGCTGCTTGA
- a CDS encoding methyl-accepting chemotaxis protein, giving the protein MGSSTGYAQEYQQAERAYMQGKYDDAAAVIDRLVEDYPDDPNVRLLRGHIYCYGLQQYDIAREQYEFVLSLTNDPEYVDYANSGLETIQQYSDAGATVAPDAGFDDIDGDFVSTTDSQTYFEEGGDLGDLDNAFSFDGLDFNGAEDPFAGPEAIPSPFDNPFAGDNAGDGFGLNDPFAASDDPLAGLASSADTGLGQPSPYVFDDPEQSMENFAAAGFDDPAADADLSFDSGLEDEVFESFPSPSASGGFAMPAESTGEETLFMMSDEFEALSSEEDGEATFGHGQPQEDDPYAAPDYGTPDYGASDYSALNHNPLDYGMSDYGTAGYASPSHETNGYSMPSYGNGSSSFSADLDDHTFVDSGNSYALDDLDSLDDFSTSEDPHSGRSVGGADFLDEFEEFDDLGSLPDFDMSDHSAGFTSPSVGGESFLVSGRAGMVSSESGFDLTDGGADQSVIREDEIFSFSGVSDALPTFTQGDGRSVEAEVAEQQGWLAPLANAPLDSKKWLIGLATGITSAIAVATIGFLASNFLVPEEDRPTIIPASQKMGLVMAVAAGLVGGGTATALSAASNRQIKRSVSDLQAQFSAVSQGNLNARATVYSEDELGQLSSGFNQMARVILTTTSEAQRKAEEQEQAKEDLQRQVIRLLDDVEGAARGDLTVQAEVTADVLGAVADSFNLTIQNLREIVQQVKQAARQVTKGSTENEIFARSLSSDALRQAEELAVTLNSVQMMTDSIQRVAESAREAEEVARSASTTALKGGEAVERTVSGILEIRETVAETTRKVKRLAESSQEISKIVALISSIASRTNLLALNASIEAARAGEAGRGFAIVADEVRQLADRAAKASKEIEQIVLQIQSETGSVMTAMEEGTQQVIEGTRLAEQAKRSLEDIIQVSNRIDVLVRSITTDTIEQTETSRAVAQVMQSVELTAQETSQEAQRVSGSLQNLVGVARDLLNSVERFRVEK; this is encoded by the coding sequence ATGGGATCAAGCACTGGATACGCACAGGAATATCAGCAGGCTGAAAGAGCCTATATGCAAGGAAAATACGACGATGCAGCAGCGGTGATCGATCGCCTTGTAGAAGACTATCCCGATGACCCCAATGTGCGGCTATTGCGCGGACATATTTACTGCTATGGCCTCCAGCAATACGACATTGCGCGTGAACAGTACGAGTTTGTGCTGTCGCTGACCAACGACCCAGAGTATGTCGATTATGCCAACAGTGGGTTAGAAACAATCCAGCAGTATAGCGATGCTGGTGCGACGGTTGCCCCAGATGCTGGATTTGACGACATTGACGGTGATTTTGTTAGCACAACTGACTCCCAAACTTACTTTGAAGAGGGTGGCGATCTAGGCGACTTGGATAATGCTTTTAGCTTCGATGGGCTGGACTTCAATGGTGCAGAAGACCCATTTGCCGGCCCTGAAGCGATTCCGTCGCCCTTTGACAACCCATTCGCAGGCGACAACGCAGGCGATGGCTTTGGGTTGAATGACCCCTTTGCGGCATCAGATGATCCCTTGGCTGGGCTGGCGAGTTCAGCAGATACAGGGTTAGGGCAGCCATCGCCCTATGTCTTTGACGATCCCGAACAGTCGATGGAGAACTTTGCAGCGGCTGGATTCGACGATCCGGCGGCGGATGCAGACTTATCTTTTGATTCGGGGTTAGAGGACGAGGTGTTTGAATCTTTTCCATCGCCTTCTGCCAGCGGCGGTTTTGCTATGCCTGCTGAATCGACTGGGGAAGAGACTCTATTCATGATGTCGGATGAATTTGAAGCCTTGTCGTCTGAAGAAGATGGTGAAGCAACGTTTGGGCATGGTCAGCCGCAAGAGGATGACCCGTATGCTGCCCCAGATTATGGAACGCCAGATTACGGGGCATCAGATTATAGCGCATTGAACCATAACCCATTGGACTATGGCATGTCGGATTATGGTACGGCAGGTTATGCTTCTCCGTCTCATGAGACAAATGGCTACTCGATGCCGAGCTATGGCAACGGCAGCAGTAGTTTTTCGGCAGATTTGGATGACCATACCTTTGTGGACAGTGGCAATAGCTATGCGCTGGACGACCTGGATAGCCTGGACGATTTCTCAACCAGCGAAGACCCCCACAGCGGCAGATCGGTTGGAGGGGCGGATTTTCTAGATGAGTTTGAAGAGTTCGATGATTTGGGTAGCCTGCCCGATTTCGATATGTCTGACCATTCGGCTGGCTTTACGAGTCCTTCGGTCGGCGGCGAAAGCTTTTTGGTTTCCGGGCGTGCGGGCATGGTGTCCAGTGAGAGTGGGTTTGACTTGACTGACGGGGGAGCCGATCAGTCGGTGATTCGAGAAGACGAAATCTTCAGCTTTTCTGGTGTATCGGATGCGCTGCCGACCTTTACTCAGGGCGATGGGCGGAGTGTGGAGGCTGAGGTGGCTGAGCAGCAGGGCTGGCTAGCTCCCTTGGCAAACGCGCCGCTCGACAGCAAGAAGTGGCTGATTGGCTTGGCGACGGGTATCACATCGGCGATCGCCGTGGCGACGATCGGCTTCCTGGCATCCAACTTTCTAGTGCCCGAAGAAGACCGCCCGACCATTATTCCAGCAAGCCAAAAGATGGGGCTGGTGATGGCGGTGGCGGCGGGTCTGGTTGGTGGCGGTACGGCAACGGCTCTGAGCGCTGCGTCGAATCGTCAAATCAAGCGCTCGGTGAGCGATTTGCAGGCGCAGTTCAGCGCTGTGTCGCAAGGCAATCTGAACGCTCGTGCAACGGTTTACTCCGAAGATGAACTGGGCCAACTCTCGTCTGGGTTTAACCAGATGGCGCGGGTGATTTTGACGACCACTAGCGAAGCCCAGCGCAAAGCGGAGGAGCAGGAGCAAGCGAAGGAAGACCTGCAACGTCAGGTGATTCGCCTGCTGGATGATGTGGAAGGCGCGGCACGGGGCGACCTGACGGTGCAGGCAGAGGTGACCGCAGACGTGCTGGGTGCAGTTGCTGACTCGTTTAACCTGACCATTCAAAACCTGCGAGAAATCGTGCAGCAGGTGAAGCAGGCGGCGCGGCAGGTGACTAAGGGATCTACCGAGAATGAGATTTTTGCGCGATCGCTCTCTTCTGATGCCTTGCGGCAGGCGGAAGAGCTAGCCGTCACGCTGAACTCTGTGCAAATGATGACCGATTCGATTCAGCGGGTAGCAGAGAGCGCCCGCGAAGCCGAAGAGGTGGCTCGTTCTGCCTCTACCACTGCGCTCAAGGGCGGAGAAGCGGTGGAGCGCACCGTATCCGGCATTCTAGAAATCCGCGAAACAGTGGCAGAAACGACTCGCAAGGTGAAACGCCTGGCAGAATCGTCCCAGGAAATCTCCAAGATTGTGGCTCTGATTTCCTCCATCGCTTCTCGCACCAACCTGCTGGCACTGAACGCCAGTATCGAGGCGGCGCGGGCAGGCGAAGCAGGACGCGGATTCGCAATCGTGGCAGACGAGGTGCGCCAGCTTGCCGACCGGGCCGCCAAAGCATCGAAGGAAATTGAGCAAATCGTGCTGCAAATTCAAAGCGAGACTGGCTCGGTGATGACCGCGATGGAAGAAGGTACGCAGCAGGTGATCGAGGGCACCCGGCTGGCAGAACAGGCAAAGCGATCGCTCGAAGACATCATTCAGGTGTCGAACCGCATCGACGTGCTGGTGCGCTCCATTACCACCGACACCATCGAGCAAACCGAAACCTCCCGCGCCGTGGCTCAGGTGATGCAGTCAGTGGAATTGACCGCCCAAGAAACCTCTCAAGAAGCACAGCGCGTGTCGGGTTCGCTGCAAAACTTGGTGGGCGTTGCCCGCGACCTGCTGAACTCGGTGGAACGGTTCCGCGTTGAAAAGTAG
- a CDS encoding response regulator transcription factor, translating into MSRVLVVEDSVTQREMITDLLKGSGLDVTVASDGVEALEQIEGHSPDLVVLDIVMPRMNGYEVCRQIKANPKTQNIPVVMCSSKGEEFDRYWGMKQGADAYIAKPFQPTELVGTVKQLLRG; encoded by the coding sequence ATGAGTAGAGTTTTGGTTGTAGAAGACAGCGTGACCCAGCGGGAAATGATTACTGACCTGCTAAAAGGCAGCGGACTCGATGTTACCGTAGCTAGCGATGGTGTAGAAGCGCTAGAACAAATAGAAGGCCATAGCCCTGATCTAGTGGTTCTCGACATCGTAATGCCCCGCATGAACGGATACGAGGTCTGCCGACAAATTAAAGCCAATCCCAAAACTCAAAACATCCCCGTTGTGATGTGTTCCTCTAAGGGGGAAGAATTCGATCGCTATTGGGGCATGAAGCAGGGTGCAGATGCATACATTGCAAAGCCGTTCCAACCAACCGAGCTAGTGGGCACGGTCAAGCAATTGCTGCGGGGATAG